A genome region from Heteronotia binoei isolate CCM8104 ecotype False Entrance Well chromosome 19, APGP_CSIRO_Hbin_v1, whole genome shotgun sequence includes the following:
- the ADPGK gene encoding ADP-dependent glucokinase isoform X1, whose protein sequence is MWHKSMCVALVALATGYVFLLDPDLPDSVLEYISASFLYQLPVSPESSMAAAWDSLIVQPAKQWNRVAVGVNACVDVILSGVKLLQALGLDSAAGRDHSVLHSTTDLKEAFAHFMGKGAAAERFFSDAESFHHVAQTASEYPGAQLYVGGNAALIGQKIAMNPDLKVLLCGPIGPKLHELLDENVIVPPESMQELDEFHLILEYRAGEEWGQLRAPNANRFIFSHDLSNGAMNMLEVFVSSLEEFQPDLVVLSGLHMIEGQNKEVRQKRLLEAVAAISDIPTDVPVHLELASMTDPDLMSEIIHQQVFPLVDSIGLNEQELLFLTQAAAGPHASLTSWNGIPDVGVVSDILFWILKEHGRTPRKDSDLTRIHFHTLAYHVLATVDGYWANQVAAVAAGARVAGTQACATETIDTSRVFLKAPREFATSRIGESSVVSLNPSEPVSEWHRDGISFHYTPVLVCRDPLRTVGLGDAISAEGLLYSEFSPQ, encoded by the exons ATGTGGCACAAGTCCATGTGCGTGGCCTTGGTGGCCCTGGCAACCGGCTATGTCTTCTTGCTGGACCCTGATCTGCCGGACTCAGTGCTGGAGTACATTTCGGCCTCCTTCTTGTACCAGCTGCCAGTGTCCCCGGAGAGCAGTATGGCAGCTGCCTGGGACTCGCTTATCGTCCAACCGGCCAAGCAGTGGAACAGAGTTGCTGTTGG AGTCAATGCCTGTGTGGATGTGATCCTCTCAGGTGTGAAGTTGTTGCAGGCCCTTGGTCTAGATTCTGCAGCTGGACGAGACCACTCAGTCTTGCATTCCACAACGGATTTGAAAGAAGCCTTTGcccacttcatggggaagggggcTGCTGCAGAGCGGTTTTTCAGTGATGCAGAGTCTTTCCACCACGTTGCACAGACTGCTTCAGAGTATCCTGGGGCACAG CTGTACGTGGGAGGAAATGCAGCTCTTATTGGCCAGAAAATTGCAATGAACCCAGACCTGAAG GTTCTGTTGTGCGGCCCAATTGGTCCTAAACTTCACGAGCTGCTTGACGAAAACGTAATTGTCCCTCCAGAGTCCATGCAAGAGTTGGACGAATTTCATCTTATACTGGAGTATAGAGCAG GAGAAGAGTGGGGGCAGTTGAGAGCCCCAAATGCCAACCGCTTCATCTTCTCCCATGACCTGTCCAACGGGGCCATGAACATGCTGGAAGTGTTTGTGTCCAGCCTGGAAGAATTTCAGCCGGACTTGGTTGTGCTGTCTGGTCTGCATATGATAGAGGGACAGAACAAGGAGGTGCGCCAGAAAAGGCTCCTGGAG GCAGTGGCTGCCATCTCTGACATCCCCACCGATGTCCCTGTGCACTTGGAGCTGGCCAGTATGACTGACCCAGACCTTATGAGCGAGATAATTCATCAG CAGGTCTTTCCTCTGGTGGACTCAATTGGCTTGAACGAACAGGAGCTGCTCTTCCTCACACAAGCGGCTGCCGGACCTCACGCCTCGCTGACGTCCTGGAACGGAATCCCGGACGTGGGAGTCGTCAGTGACATCCTCTTCTGGATCCTGAAGGAGCACGGAAGGACTCCACGGAAGGACTCGGATCTGACTCGGATCCACTTTCACACTTTGGCCTACCACGTCCTGGCTACTGTGGACGGCTACTGGGCAAACCAGGTGGCGGCCGTTGCCGCGGGCGCCAGAGTGGCTGGCACGCAGGCCTGCGCCACAGAAACCATTGACACAAGCAGAGTCTTCCTCAAAGCCCCACGGGAGTTCGCCACTTCCCGGATAGGGGAGTCTTCTGTAGTCTCCTTGAATCCTAGTGAGCCTGTGTCCGAGTGGCACAGGGATGGCATCTCATTCCACTACACGCCAGTCCTGGTGTGCCGAGATCCGCTGCGGACCGTTGGCCTCGGCGATGCCATTTCTGCTGAAGGACTCCTGTATTCAGAATTCTCTCCTCAATAA
- the ADPGK gene encoding ADP-dependent glucokinase isoform X2, translated as MWHKSMCVALVALATGYVFLLDPDLPDSVLEYISASFLYQLPVSPESSMAAAWDSLIVQPAKQWNRVAVGVNACVDVILSGVKLLQALGLDSAAGRDHSVLHSTTDLKEAFAHFMGKGAAAERFFSDAESFHHVAQTASEYPGAQLYVGGNAALIGQKIAMNPDLKVLLCGPIGPKLHELLDENVIVPPESMQELDEFHLILEYRAGEEWGQLRAPNANRFIFSHDLSNGAMNMLEVFVSSLEEFQPDLVVLSGLHMIEGQNKEVRQKRLLEAVAAISDIPTDVPVHLELASMTDPDLMSEIIHQVFPLVDSIGLNEQELLFLTQAAAGPHASLTSWNGIPDVGVVSDILFWILKEHGRTPRKDSDLTRIHFHTLAYHVLATVDGYWANQVAAVAAGARVAGTQACATETIDTSRVFLKAPREFATSRIGESSVVSLNPSEPVSEWHRDGISFHYTPVLVCRDPLRTVGLGDAISAEGLLYSEFSPQ; from the exons ATGTGGCACAAGTCCATGTGCGTGGCCTTGGTGGCCCTGGCAACCGGCTATGTCTTCTTGCTGGACCCTGATCTGCCGGACTCAGTGCTGGAGTACATTTCGGCCTCCTTCTTGTACCAGCTGCCAGTGTCCCCGGAGAGCAGTATGGCAGCTGCCTGGGACTCGCTTATCGTCCAACCGGCCAAGCAGTGGAACAGAGTTGCTGTTGG AGTCAATGCCTGTGTGGATGTGATCCTCTCAGGTGTGAAGTTGTTGCAGGCCCTTGGTCTAGATTCTGCAGCTGGACGAGACCACTCAGTCTTGCATTCCACAACGGATTTGAAAGAAGCCTTTGcccacttcatggggaagggggcTGCTGCAGAGCGGTTTTTCAGTGATGCAGAGTCTTTCCACCACGTTGCACAGACTGCTTCAGAGTATCCTGGGGCACAG CTGTACGTGGGAGGAAATGCAGCTCTTATTGGCCAGAAAATTGCAATGAACCCAGACCTGAAG GTTCTGTTGTGCGGCCCAATTGGTCCTAAACTTCACGAGCTGCTTGACGAAAACGTAATTGTCCCTCCAGAGTCCATGCAAGAGTTGGACGAATTTCATCTTATACTGGAGTATAGAGCAG GAGAAGAGTGGGGGCAGTTGAGAGCCCCAAATGCCAACCGCTTCATCTTCTCCCATGACCTGTCCAACGGGGCCATGAACATGCTGGAAGTGTTTGTGTCCAGCCTGGAAGAATTTCAGCCGGACTTGGTTGTGCTGTCTGGTCTGCATATGATAGAGGGACAGAACAAGGAGGTGCGCCAGAAAAGGCTCCTGGAG GCAGTGGCTGCCATCTCTGACATCCCCACCGATGTCCCTGTGCACTTGGAGCTGGCCAGTATGACTGACCCAGACCTTATGAGCGAGATAATTCATCAG GTCTTTCCTCTGGTGGACTCAATTGGCTTGAACGAACAGGAGCTGCTCTTCCTCACACAAGCGGCTGCCGGACCTCACGCCTCGCTGACGTCCTGGAACGGAATCCCGGACGTGGGAGTCGTCAGTGACATCCTCTTCTGGATCCTGAAGGAGCACGGAAGGACTCCACGGAAGGACTCGGATCTGACTCGGATCCACTTTCACACTTTGGCCTACCACGTCCTGGCTACTGTGGACGGCTACTGGGCAAACCAGGTGGCGGCCGTTGCCGCGGGCGCCAGAGTGGCTGGCACGCAGGCCTGCGCCACAGAAACCATTGACACAAGCAGAGTCTTCCTCAAAGCCCCACGGGAGTTCGCCACTTCCCGGATAGGGGAGTCTTCTGTAGTCTCCTTGAATCCTAGTGAGCCTGTGTCCGAGTGGCACAGGGATGGCATCTCATTCCACTACACGCCAGTCCTGGTGTGCCGAGATCCGCTGCGGACCGTTGGCCTCGGCGATGCCATTTCTGCTGAAGGACTCCTGTATTCAGAATTCTCTCCTCAATAA